The segment TCACTCTGTAGGCCAATTCTACCTCGTACACCACATCGTTGGTGACCGCTGGGATTTCGAATGGAGCATTACCAGTCAAAATCGTTGTTTCTGGTTTGGTGAAGATGATAGGATCCCACTTTGGCGTGGGCATCTCTTCCACGCTGTTGACATAATTTTTGCCGATGGCGATGATAATCATTGTAGTCTATTTTTTATGATGAGTCACAAAAATAGGACTTGCTATGTAAACTACAATTGTATTGCTGGGATTAGATTGACCGATGGGTCATTGTCTCGGCTTAATATCCTGGCTCCAACTCAGGCTTGCTTCCTGAACCGGTTGGTGAAACTACAGTGTTGACAAAATTCTTCCACTAGGACGCCATTGAGGAATCCCGTGCGCATAGCCGTAAAGCGCTCGCTGTTGATGATTTCCATCAGGGATTTTTCTTTGACGTTGCCTAGGTTGATCATGGCTTTTTGATCTAGCAACAAGATGCCACTCAGCCGAGTGCGAGTATGTCGAGCACGAGGATAGTCATTATGATGAGTCAAAAAATAGACTGCGATATGAGAATTACAACTTAATGTAGGGTTGGAAACACGGAGGTGTGAGAATAATATCTACTTACATGCCATATTGCTGATCAGGCAGTATCAATTAGGCAGTTGATTGGTCAACATCCAGTAGAGACTGATGTCTTTGGTAGCGCGCGTAAAATCTTCAAAAGAAATAGGTTTGACCACATAACTATTTGCTCCGTTTGAGTAGCATTCTTTGAGATCTACAATTTCCTCTGATGAAGTCATTATTACTATAGGAATATTTTTGATGTCAGAACTGCTTTTGATAGCTTTTAATATTTCATGACCGCTTACTTTGGGTAGCTTTAGGTCTAAAAGTACCACCTTGGGATTGATGGATAGATCTCGTTCTCTGTACTTGTTCCTGGCAAAGAAGAAATCTAGTGCTTCTTCACCATCTTTGAGCCAAAGAATGTTGTTTTGT is part of the Reichenbachiella agarivorans genome and harbors:
- a CDS encoding SPASM domain-containing protein, giving the protein MLDQKAMINLGNVKEKSLMEIINSERFTAMRTGFLNGVLVEEFCQHCSFTNRFRKQA
- a CDS encoding response regulator, whose translation is MNYDNIEIVLVEDNPDDAELTMRALKSMKVQNNILWLKDGEEALDFFFARNKYRERDLSINPKVVLLDLKLPKVSGHEILKAIKSSSDIKNIPIVIMTSSEEIVDLKECYSNGANSYVVKPISFEDFTRATKDISLYWMLTNQLPN